One window from the genome of Lysobacter helvus encodes:
- a CDS encoding TraB/GumN family protein, giving the protein MTDPIVSPADPSLADQPHAIVERDGVRYALLGTAHVSKASVDAVHAAIAGGTYDTIAVELDPQRLAALSDPEALAKLDLVKVLREGKTALFAANLGLAAYQRRLAEQLGIEPGAELKAAVNDAKARDLTVHLIDRDVGLTFKRASQRLGWWGRAKIFGGLITSLFGDEEVGHDEIEKLKQGDMLESSFGEFAKDSPALYDTVIAERDRYMAARLRESATAASGARNVLAVVGAGHLQGLARHLRDDQVAPQSIRHELESVKEKSSFPWFTVFLSVFVLGGFAWGFYRGGFEVGAELMLYWVLMTGTLGAIGCAAAGGHPLSILAAFIASPVTPLHPALASGTISAIVEAWVRKPTYADFMALRDDVGSVRGWYRNRVARVLLNFFLTSLGTAIGVWMGGAKLLAKLLA; this is encoded by the coding sequence ATGACCGACCCGATCGTTTCGCCCGCTGATCCTTCCCTCGCCGACCAGCCGCACGCCATCGTCGAACGCGACGGCGTCCGCTACGCCCTCCTCGGCACCGCGCATGTCTCGAAGGCGAGCGTCGACGCCGTGCACGCGGCGATCGCCGGCGGCACGTACGACACGATCGCGGTGGAACTGGATCCGCAGCGCCTCGCCGCGTTGTCCGATCCCGAAGCGCTCGCGAAGCTCGACCTGGTGAAGGTGCTGCGCGAAGGCAAGACCGCGCTGTTCGCCGCCAACCTCGGCCTCGCTGCGTACCAGCGGCGCCTCGCCGAACAACTCGGCATCGAACCGGGCGCCGAACTCAAGGCCGCGGTGAACGATGCGAAGGCGCGCGACCTCACCGTGCACCTCATCGACCGCGACGTCGGCCTGACCTTCAAGCGCGCCTCGCAGCGCCTGGGCTGGTGGGGCCGCGCGAAGATCTTCGGTGGCCTGATCACCTCGCTGTTCGGCGACGAGGAAGTCGGCCACGACGAGATCGAAAAGCTCAAGCAAGGCGACATGCTCGAATCGAGCTTCGGTGAATTCGCGAAGGACAGCCCCGCGCTGTACGACACCGTGATCGCCGAACGCGACCGCTACATGGCCGCGCGCCTGCGCGAAAGCGCGACCGCCGCCTCCGGCGCGCGCAACGTGCTGGCGGTGGTCGGCGCCGGACACCTGCAAGGCCTGGCGCGCCACCTGCGCGACGACCAGGTGGCACCGCAATCGATCCGCCACGAACTGGAATCGGTGAAGGAGAAGTCCAGCTTCCCGTGGTTCACCGTGTTCCTGTCGGTGTTCGTGCTCGGCGGGTTCGCGTGGGGCTTCTACCGCGGCGGCTTCGAAGTCGGCGCGGAACTGATGCTCTATTGGGTGCTGATGACCGGCACGCTCGGTGCGATCGGTTGTGCGGCGGCCGGCGGCCATCCGCTCAGCATCCTCGCCGCGTTCATCGCCTCGCCGGTGACGCCGCTGCATCCCGCCTTGGCGTCCGGCACGATCAGCGCGATCGTCGAGGCGTGGGTGCGCAAGCCCACCTACGCCGACTTCATGGCGCTGCGCGACGACGTCGGCAGCGTGCGCGGGTGGTATCGCAACCGCGTGGCACGCGTGCTGCTCAACTTCTTCCTCACCAGCCTGGGCACCGCCATCGGTGTGTGGATGGGCGGTGCCAAGCTGCTGGCGAAACTGCTCGCCTGA
- a CDS encoding alpha/beta hydrolase, whose amino-acid sequence MRVGSAFDPAATLRRAGALFSTPFESSRARALQAPVGDATCDSFDLDGHRIATYAWGDPASQPYVLFAHGWSSHGTRFLAWVPALRAAGYAVVAFDQPAHGRSTGERTTLPDFASTLLAVARRFGPAAALVAHSLGGAAASVALAQGLQAERIVLIAPAADPEDAAYRFARLVRLPQRLWRGLIAGFEASVGVTFDSLQAHHTVPRIGRPALIVHDVEDQEVPWAEGERYARYWADSRLLSTQGLGHNRIAGDAGVIAAALRFLRGEAVGERVVSSPNLPFGLA is encoded by the coding sequence ATGCGTGTCGGGAGCGCGTTCGATCCGGCCGCGACGTTGCGCCGCGCTGGCGCGTTGTTCTCCACGCCGTTCGAAAGCAGCCGCGCGCGGGCGTTGCAGGCGCCGGTGGGCGATGCGACCTGCGACAGCTTCGACCTCGATGGCCACCGCATCGCGACGTATGCGTGGGGCGATCCGGCATCGCAGCCCTACGTGTTGTTCGCGCACGGCTGGTCGAGCCATGGCACGCGTTTCCTGGCGTGGGTGCCGGCGTTGCGCGCGGCGGGTTACGCCGTCGTCGCGTTCGACCAGCCCGCGCACGGGCGCAGCACCGGCGAACGCACCACGCTGCCGGATTTCGCCAGCACGCTGCTCGCCGTCGCACGCCGCTTCGGGCCGGCGGCGGCGTTGGTCGCGCATTCGCTCGGGGGGGCCGCCGCCAGCGTTGCGCTCGCGCAGGGCCTGCAGGCCGAACGCATCGTGCTGATCGCCCCCGCCGCCGATCCCGAAGACGCCGCTTACCGCTTCGCGCGTCTGGTGCGCCTGCCGCAGCGGCTGTGGCGTGGACTCATCGCCGGTTTCGAAGCGAGCGTGGGCGTCACCTTCGACAGCCTGCAGGCGCACCACACGGTGCCGCGCATCGGCCGCCCCGCGCTGATCGTCCACGACGTGGAAGACCAGGAAGTGCCGTGGGCCGAAGGCGAGCGTTACGCGCGCTACTGGGCGGACTCGCGCCTGCTCAGCACGCAGGGCCTGGGCCACAACCGCATCGCGGGCGACGCCGGCGTCATCGCCGCGGCGCTGCGCTTCCTGCGCGGCGAAGCGGTGGGCGAACGCGTGGTGTCTTCGCCGAATCTGCCCTTCGGCCTCGCTTGA
- a CDS encoding TetR/AcrR family transcriptional regulator, whose translation MTTLTATSKGAATRESIVARAYDIARASGVEGLSIGPLATAVGMSKSGVFAHFGSREDLQLAVLEEAALRFGNAVLIPALAQPRGLPRVRAIMRNWFEWVRGTQRGGCVLVGSVMEYDDRPGVLRDQVLHNETRWRAELHRAVQQAIDCGHLAADDVEQCVFELYAIPLAAHHEAGLFGYDVARHHGDRAIERWIAHHAPR comes from the coding sequence ATGACCACCCTGACCGCCACGTCGAAAGGCGCCGCCACCCGCGAATCCATCGTGGCCCGCGCCTACGACATCGCCCGCGCCTCCGGCGTGGAAGGCCTGTCGATCGGCCCGCTGGCCACCGCGGTCGGCATGTCGAAGAGCGGCGTGTTCGCGCACTTCGGTTCGCGCGAAGACCTGCAGCTCGCCGTCCTGGAAGAAGCCGCGCTGCGCTTCGGCAACGCCGTGCTCATCCCCGCGCTGGCGCAACCGCGTGGCCTGCCGCGCGTGCGCGCCATCATGCGCAACTGGTTCGAATGGGTGCGCGGCACGCAGCGCGGTGGCTGCGTGCTGGTCGGCTCCGTCATGGAATACGACGACCGGCCCGGCGTGTTGCGCGACCAGGTGCTGCACAACGAAACGCGCTGGCGCGCCGAACTTCATCGCGCCGTGCAGCAGGCGATCGATTGCGGCCACCTCGCCGCCGACGACGTCGAACAATGCGTCTTCGAGCTCTACGCCATTCCCCTCGCCGCCCACCACGAAGCCGGCCTGTTCGGCTACGACGTGGCGCGACACCACGGCGACCGCGCGATCGAGCGCTGGATCGCCCACCACGCCCCACGCTGA
- a CDS encoding carbon-nitrogen hydrolase yields MTAKKTLPVALIQERNHGGAEENLAVIEARVAEAARRGAKLVLLQELHNGPYFCQHEDVSEFDLAEKIPGPSTERLAALAKQHRVVLVSSLFEKRAAGLYHNTAVVFDADGSTAGKYRKMHIPDDPGFYEKFYFTPGDLGFEPIDTSVGRLGLMVCWDQWYPEGARLMALAGAELLLYPTAIGWDPDDDQAEKDRQRNAWILSHRGHAVANGLPVLSCNRVGHEASPLGTSGIQFWGSSHVLGPQGEFLAEAKGEPEILMAEVDMARSEHVRRIWPFLRDRRIDAYGDLLKRYRD; encoded by the coding sequence ATGACCGCGAAGAAGACCCTGCCCGTCGCGCTGATCCAGGAACGCAACCACGGCGGCGCGGAAGAGAACCTCGCGGTCATCGAAGCGCGCGTCGCGGAAGCCGCCAGGCGCGGCGCGAAGCTCGTGCTGTTGCAGGAACTGCACAACGGCCCGTACTTCTGCCAGCACGAAGACGTCAGCGAATTCGACCTCGCCGAAAAAATCCCGGGCCCCAGCACCGAACGCCTGGCCGCGCTCGCGAAACAACACCGCGTCGTGCTGGTGAGCTCGCTGTTCGAAAAGCGCGCGGCGGGCCTGTACCACAACACCGCGGTCGTCTTCGACGCCGACGGCAGCACCGCCGGCAAGTACCGCAAGATGCACATCCCGGACGATCCGGGCTTCTACGAAAAGTTCTACTTCACGCCCGGCGACCTCGGCTTCGAACCGATCGACACGTCGGTCGGCCGCCTCGGCCTGATGGTGTGCTGGGACCAGTGGTATCCCGAAGGCGCGCGCCTGATGGCGCTCGCCGGCGCGGAACTGCTGCTGTATCCCACCGCGATCGGCTGGGATCCGGACGACGACCAGGCCGAGAAGGATCGCCAGCGCAACGCGTGGATCCTCAGCCACCGCGGCCACGCCGTCGCCAACGGGCTGCCGGTGCTGAGCTGCAATCGCGTCGGTCATGAAGCCTCGCCGCTCGGCACGTCGGGCATCCAGTTCTGGGGCTCGAGCCACGTGCTGGGGCCGCAGGGTGAATTCCTGGCCGAGGCCAAGGGCGAGCCCGAAATCCTGATGGCCGAAGTCGACATGGCCCGCAGCGAACACGTCCGCCGCATCTGGCCGTTCCTGCGGGATCGCCGGATCGACGCTTACGGCGACCTGCTGAAGCGGTATCGCGACTAG
- a CDS encoding agmatine deiminase family protein, whose product MPEALLRSDQERFPAEWEPQSAVLIAWPHADTDWAARLGDVEETYIALVAALVPRTNVVVCVADADLQTYAEARLRSSRVDLSRVRFVEVDYDDTWLRDSGPITLRTPNGFKLLDFRFTGWGGKFEASRDDQLIEHLVDAGVFTDATRESIDFALEGGAIETDGAGTLLTTWTCLHERHPDLSRTQLDKRLRDWLVQDRVLWLDHGYLEGDDTDAHIDTLARFAPDDAIVFQACDDESDSHFIELRAMAEDIAALRTRDEEPYRLYPLPWAKPIVDEGRRLAASYANFLIVDGAVLMPAYGDTADDAAAAVMAQAFPGREIVQVPCRSLIWQNGSLHCITMQLPQGLIR is encoded by the coding sequence ATGCCCGAAGCCCTCCTCCGCTCCGACCAGGAGCGGTTCCCCGCGGAATGGGAACCCCAGTCCGCGGTCCTCATCGCCTGGCCGCACGCCGACACCGACTGGGCCGCGCGCCTGGGCGACGTCGAAGAAACCTACATCGCGCTCGTCGCCGCGCTCGTGCCCCGCACGAACGTGGTGGTCTGCGTGGCCGACGCCGACCTGCAGACGTATGCCGAAGCGCGCCTGCGTTCCTCGCGCGTCGACCTGTCGCGCGTGCGTTTCGTCGAAGTCGACTACGACGACACGTGGCTGCGCGATTCCGGCCCGATCACCCTGCGCACGCCGAACGGCTTCAAGCTGCTCGATTTCCGATTCACCGGCTGGGGCGGCAAATTCGAAGCGAGTCGCGACGACCAACTGATCGAACACCTCGTCGACGCCGGCGTGTTCACCGATGCCACGCGCGAATCGATCGACTTCGCGCTGGAAGGCGGCGCGATCGAAACCGACGGCGCCGGCACGCTGCTCACCACGTGGACGTGCCTGCACGAACGCCATCCGGACCTGTCGCGCACGCAGCTCGACAAGCGACTGCGCGACTGGCTCGTGCAGGATCGCGTGCTGTGGCTCGACCACGGGTATCTCGAAGGCGACGACACCGACGCTCATATCGACACGCTGGCGCGCTTCGCGCCGGACGACGCGATCGTGTTCCAGGCCTGCGACGACGAATCCGATTCACACTTCATCGAGCTCCGCGCGATGGCCGAAGACATCGCCGCATTGCGCACGCGCGACGAAGAACCGTATCGCCTGTATCCGCTGCCGTGGGCCAAGCCCATCGTCGACGAAGGCCGTCGCCTCGCCGCCTCGTATGCGAACTTCCTGATCGTGGATGGCGCGGTGCTCATGCCGGCGTACGGCGATACCGCCGACGATGCCGCGGCCGCCGTCATGGCGCAGGCCTTCCCGGGCCGCGAGATCGTGCAGGTGCCGTGCCGTTCGCTGATCTGGCAGAACGGCAGCCTGCACTGCATCACCATGCAATTGCCGCAAGGATTGATCCGATGA
- the ykgO gene encoding type B 50S ribosomal protein L36, translating into MKVLSSLKSAKARHRDCKVVRRRGKVFVICKSNPRFKARQR; encoded by the coding sequence ATGAAGGTCCTGTCCTCCCTGAAGTCCGCGAAGGCCCGTCACCGCGACTGCAAGGTGGTCCGCCGTCGTGGCAAGGTCTTCGTGATCTGCAAGTCCAACCCGCGTTTCAAGGCGCGCCAGCGCTGA
- the cmk gene encoding (d)CMP kinase, giving the protein MTDAPIDPSRAPVLTIDGPSGSGKGTISRHVARALGWHYLDSGALYRAVGIAASWADIDLSDASALVRCTFDTEIEFGDEVGDEPRVIVNGLDATDELRTETAGAAASAIAAIPEVRAALKDRQRAFRRAPGLVADGRDMGTVIFPDAGIKVFLTASADERAERRYKQLKEKGVSVTLPGLLREILARDARDANRAVAPLRPADDAVRIDTTGLSIDAVVERVLALLPAR; this is encoded by the coding sequence ATGACCGACGCCCCGATCGACCCGTCCCGCGCCCCCGTCCTCACCATCGACGGCCCCTCCGGCTCCGGCAAGGGGACCATCAGCCGCCACGTGGCCCGCGCCCTGGGCTGGCATTACCTGGACTCCGGCGCGCTGTACCGGGCGGTGGGCATCGCGGCCAGCTGGGCCGACATCGACCTGTCCGACGCCTCGGCCCTGGTCCGCTGCACCTTCGATACCGAGATCGAGTTCGGGGACGAAGTGGGCGACGAGCCCCGCGTGATCGTCAACGGCCTGGACGCCACCGATGAGCTTCGGACGGAAACGGCCGGTGCCGCGGCCTCGGCCATCGCCGCCATCCCCGAAGTGCGGGCCGCCCTCAAGGATCGCCAGCGCGCCTTCCGCCGCGCCCCGGGCCTGGTGGCCGACGGCCGCGACATGGGGACCGTGATCTTCCCCGACGCCGGCATCAAGGTGTTCCTCACCGCCAGCGCCGACGAAAGGGCCGAAAGGCGCTATAAGCAGTTGAAGGAAAAAGGAGTTTCCGTTACATTGCCCGGCCTGCTGCGCGAGATCCTCGCCCGTGACGCACGCGATGCGAACCGGGCGGTGGCGCCCTTGCGGCCGGCCGATGACGCCGTCCGCATCGACACCACCGGGCTTTCGATCGACGCCGTCGTCGAACGCGTGCTGGCCTTGCTGCCGGCGCGCTGA
- the rpsA gene encoding 30S ribosomal protein S1, which yields MTESFAELFEESQAGLAKLKPGSIVTGIVVEVRTDVVVINAGLKSEGIVPIEQFRNDAGEIDVGVGDEVKVALDSLENGFGETVLSREKAKRAMVWDELEQALEKNETITGRISGKVKGGFTVDIKDVRAFLPGSLVDVRPVRDPVYLEGKELEFKLIKLDRKRNNVVVSRRAVVESEHSEEREQLLEKLVEGAVLKGVVKNLTDYGAFVDLGGIDGLLHITDMAWKRVRHPSEVVEVGQELDVRVLKYDRERNRVSLGLKQLGEDPWDNIARRYPANTRVFGKVSNVTDYGAFVEIEPGVEGLVHVSEMDWTNKNVNPSKVVQVGDEVQVMVLDVDEERRRISLGMKQVTSNPWETFAAIHKKNDKVSGQIKSITDFGIFIGLDGGIDGLIHLSDISWNSTGEDVARNYKKGDTLEAVVLAVDPERERISLGVKQLEQDPFGQYMATNPKGTKVKGTVKEVDAKGATIDLGDGVEGYVSARDISYDRVDDASQHLKVGDQVEAKFIGMDRKGRTLQLSIKAKDEADTAEAMAEYNKVSDAASGTTKLGALLREQLNSNKSE from the coding sequence ATGACCGAATCTTTTGCCGAACTGTTTGAAGAGAGCCAGGCCGGACTCGCCAAGCTCAAGCCGGGTTCCATCGTCACCGGCATCGTGGTCGAGGTGCGTACCGACGTCGTCGTGATCAACGCCGGCCTCAAGTCCGAAGGCATCGTGCCCATCGAACAGTTCCGCAACGACGCCGGCGAGATCGACGTGGGCGTGGGCGACGAAGTGAAGGTCGCGCTCGACTCGCTCGAGAACGGCTTCGGCGAAACCGTGCTGTCCCGCGAGAAGGCCAAGCGCGCGATGGTGTGGGACGAACTCGAGCAGGCGCTCGAGAAGAACGAAACGATCACCGGCCGCATCAGCGGCAAGGTCAAGGGCGGTTTCACCGTCGACATCAAGGACGTCCGCGCGTTCCTGCCGGGCTCGCTGGTCGATGTGCGCCCCGTGCGCGACCCGGTGTACCTGGAAGGCAAGGAACTCGAGTTCAAGCTCATCAAGCTCGACCGCAAGCGCAACAATGTCGTCGTCTCCCGCCGTGCGGTGGTCGAGAGCGAACATTCGGAAGAGCGCGAGCAGCTGCTCGAGAAGCTGGTCGAAGGCGCCGTGCTCAAGGGCGTCGTCAAGAACCTCACCGACTACGGCGCGTTCGTGGACCTCGGTGGCATCGACGGCCTGCTGCACATCACCGACATGGCCTGGAAGCGCGTGCGCCATCCGTCCGAAGTCGTGGAAGTCGGCCAGGAGCTGGACGTCCGCGTGCTCAAGTACGACCGCGAGCGCAACCGCGTCAGCCTCGGCCTGAAGCAGCTGGGCGAGGATCCGTGGGACAACATCGCGCGTCGCTACCCGGCCAACACCCGCGTGTTCGGCAAGGTCAGCAACGTCACCGATTACGGCGCGTTCGTCGAGATCGAGCCGGGCGTGGAAGGCCTGGTCCACGTGTCCGAAATGGACTGGACCAACAAGAACGTCAACCCGTCCAAGGTCGTGCAGGTCGGTGACGAAGTGCAGGTCATGGTGCTCGACGTCGATGAAGAGCGTCGCCGCATCTCGCTCGGCATGAAGCAGGTCACCAGCAATCCGTGGGAGACCTTCGCGGCCATCCACAAGAAGAACGACAAGGTGTCGGGCCAGATCAAGTCGATCACCGACTTCGGCATCTTCATCGGCCTGGACGGCGGTATCGATGGCCTGATCCACCTGTCGGACATCAGCTGGAACTCCACCGGCGAAGACGTGGCGCGCAACTACAAGAAGGGCGACACGCTGGAAGCCGTGGTCCTGGCCGTCGACCCGGAACGCGAGCGCATCTCGCTCGGCGTCAAGCAGCTCGAGCAGGATCCGTTCGGCCAGTACATGGCGACCAATCCGAAGGGCACGAAGGTCAAGGGCACCGTCAAGGAAGTCGACGCCAAGGGTGCGACGATCGACCTCGGCGACGGCGTGGAAGGCTACGTCTCGGCGCGCGACATCTCGTACGACCGCGTGGACGATGCCAGCCAGCACCTCAAGGTGGGCGACCAGGTCGAAGCGAAGTTCATCGGCATGGACCGCAAGGGCCGCACGCTGCAGCTGTCGATCAAGGCCAAGGACGAAGCGGATACCGCCGAAGCCATGGCCGAGTACAACAAGGTGTCGGACGCCGCCAGCGGGACCACCAAGTTGGGTGCCCTGTTGCGCGAGCAGCTCAACAGCAACAAGTCCGAGTAA
- a CDS encoding integration host factor subunit beta, whose amino-acid sequence MTKSELIEILSARQGHLKADDVDLAVKSLLEMMGASLSGGERIEIRGFGSFSLHYRPPRLGRNPKTGDSVALPGKHVPHFKPGKELRERVSDVLPVEPDA is encoded by the coding sequence ATGACCAAGTCCGAACTGATCGAGATCCTCTCCGCGCGCCAGGGCCACCTGAAGGCGGACGACGTCGATCTCGCGGTGAAGTCGCTGCTCGAAATGATGGGCGCGTCGCTGTCCGGCGGCGAGCGCATCGAAATCCGCGGATTCGGCAGCTTCTCGCTGCACTACCGTCCGCCGCGCCTGGGGCGCAACCCGAAGACCGGCGATTCCGTCGCCCTCCCGGGCAAGCATGTTCCGCATTTCAAGCCGGGCAAGGAGCTGCGCGAACGCGTCAGCGACGTGTTGCCCGTCGAGCCCGATGCCTGA